In a single window of the Mucilaginibacter defluvii genome:
- a CDS encoding S8 family serine peptidase → MKKLLLQSLKLLLVLPIMSAACFSVQAQQKAQASIFSNGVLRGVVNIKLAPQIESKVGSRAISAKSGKLVTGVSALDVVAQRYKATAMQRVFPYDAKHEEQLRRHGLHLWYKLTFDPNVDVKQAITAFSKLSEITVAQPVYEKKLNDGYLPGSTKVVTPLNRSSVAANFPNDPYFSQQWHYNNTGQNGGTPGADINLVKAWEITKGSANVIVAVHDVGMDVRHEDLRANLWINMAEANGKPGVDDDLNGYVDDINGYNYVTESGAIDPDDHATHVAGTIAAVNNNGIGVSGVAGGTGKGDGARIMSLKILGGASPESIALSYIYAANNGAVISQNSWGYNAPGVDEQIIHEAIKYFVAEAGRYPGSPMRGGLVLFASGNSGADGQWYPGYYDEVIAVSALNKNNVRTYFSNYGNWVDISAPGGEQTTGNEDGILSLLPNNRYGYFQGTSMACPHVAGIAALVVSKYGGPGFTAEKLKQHILTGVKNVYEANPDDVGNLGAGYADAELALKTNNLARPERVNDLAVTSATQDAISVSFKVPVDRDDNYPATLRLYYDTKPITSATLSKSRYIVLRNWEAAGTLKEYTFEKLSPLTKYYFAVVAIDRWNNVSDLSNIIEASTTAGPVISVDKSSLAFNLDAKTGLNATNSFNIANAGAGNLLWNTIVRQRATEIDMARAKARTLKSTGSKANVKHRVGMVRATAVRTTIKPKLMAFEPIEMYYSDFPTNVIGDNDLSVPNSSATKFIVNSDQGFNLTHVRAYLNIKKADVPIVVEVFKGGVKPEPENLIYSQTTPSLAVQEYYTIRLDQQVNFNQNEEFWIVIHTPAGNQYPLGMGYLINETTPSGYFLMSFDTGASWTTLANAIAADGFAWNVMAQSLEPHNGEFITLDPSSGEIEGNPKALSPVNAHVDAANLVNGNYSNVIVINSNDPAKKEVRIPVDVKVTNRQPELNLPDIVEFGTVFIGKQKQVSVRLENKGYGNYSTASVNASDGQFTINDPGTIQARSQTDILLTFKPERVGTINASLTLTDDKGLKYQLSLFAVAAEPAQLKIEPAERSFDLAIGDTASAAFTITNTGKYPLKYVAPKFSKKVLDEVDPKKVSTYGYSFKVTGEGYNWTEISTDGKDITETFKPINSYYYAVDLGFSINFFGRKVDKLFITRRGALTCDNFADLSNSSTPDIKADYMPNGYISASYIPYDFNKGGHVYYKREPGKLIVEYKNVYSNYFNEATKPATFQIIVFDTGNIQYLYDQVDETGLTDYFVAVEGFDREDALLIQNLSTTVNISNKTVVNIVSPGAEMVTAFSSPDGIIAPGASKPVTLKLNTDSLTEGSHTQNITLFTNDPQRQSAYLTVKVNAKGGTTALALDQTQIDFGKLQQGSTGERTVVLSNTGTAQLKIESVSLGNRHFTFSGEKSFVVKAKSKVFIDLRIDSTKAVGVYNDVLTIKPANAKLLTVKIKAQVIPSPAISVEIKPIAETLAAGESKERQLTIDNSAGKASLEVIPTAAHWLSLYDKKDTKSAPAYSWTDSRSADGPKFEWIDLIKQGTRIDYSGNSPETSKAIELPFEFEYYGKKYKKVYIGLWAGAISFTDTIPEASRFGPSELPSAEAPNTYLAPCFTRGGIDVTAPKASSGIFYKYFDDKVVISYENFISSSAFAGGNISFQIILYKNGTFKFQYNGVGDEWGVEFWIRSPLVGIENHDGTSGVLVARDKEFIINKLAVAFQPSYKLSIPAGQSKVYDLKFDATTLSAGEYNTNLTLQNNTPSNANVIIPVSLSVSGAPLVVIPDTINVGTVMISAENRTTYTYFDIVNSGNAPFIINSMAFNNSASLSLESGKEVQSNFGLDTIWTPVNDVLPNEQLTVTTNETALFRLVVDGTKPIVFNNTLTIAGNAQIKPIRILGTVAYPPVMSVYEKSIIARANTATDVVNKSFTIDNTKGQSELTYDLSIKYERQDEQPTGDLEIGGLAKSRKRAAVASKVIRKPITRNNTYSRLTNPVVNAASNVLEYDNATHTDGFLGMGVGTAFWTATAFVAGSDGFNLSKVQTYMMLENTPSAAVNVEIWAGEDITTARRIHTQRFQIQRSVPDKGSFETFSLSDVKKIYPNEKFFVLINYPLGVQFPQGVTELTESLPGTFFFFDELNWMWVDLASQDGLNKTAFMVKAIADDNSNNGWVNIASPLKGTVANGTKKTVDIKFTAANTQNPENRAQVIVNGNDPVKNRDAVALTFQLNQPPAFVKVPQGNQVSIKESRDTTVILQATDPEKDKITYSVANAPAWITFQSADSTVRINLKPGYADAGSYSLTVNATDAYQHVTGYKLNIEVVNNNRPPVAAIDQQLTLRTGIVYRAKQAPWFSDADSDPITYKFIVANSQLLQVSAVGDEFIFNPLRAGTTTLKLIGDDGQGGVDTLTVNAVIRNNNSPVIVTQPGSLVINIADGLKRINLGQYFTDADGDTLRYTSAINDSTVARLAVERNELTITPLKVGDASVMIITDDGAGGTASAPLLLKVVTGNNQNLRAYPNPVATSTTIEYLLPKSGSVLLRVFDVSGKVVRTLVKENQNIGNYKIEFNMSGMTPGLYFYSLSFNNEDSITQKLIKQ, encoded by the coding sequence TTGAAAAAACTTTTACTTCAATCACTAAAACTTCTTTTAGTACTGCCTATCATGTCTGCCGCTTGCTTCAGCGTACAGGCACAGCAAAAAGCCCAGGCTTCCATTTTTAGCAATGGTGTTTTGCGTGGCGTCGTAAACATCAAATTAGCACCGCAAATTGAATCTAAGGTTGGATCACGTGCGATATCTGCTAAAAGCGGTAAACTCGTTACAGGTGTATCTGCCCTTGACGTGGTGGCTCAGCGTTACAAGGCCACAGCAATGCAGCGCGTATTCCCATACGATGCTAAGCACGAAGAACAATTGCGCAGGCATGGTTTGCATCTTTGGTATAAATTGACATTTGATCCAAACGTTGATGTAAAGCAGGCCATAACTGCATTCAGTAAACTTTCAGAAATCACCGTAGCACAGCCTGTTTACGAGAAGAAGCTAAATGATGGCTATCTGCCGGGCAGTACAAAAGTGGTGACGCCGCTGAACAGATCTTCAGTTGCCGCAAATTTTCCAAATGATCCATATTTTTCACAACAATGGCATTATAACAATACCGGACAGAACGGCGGTACACCGGGTGCAGACATTAATCTGGTTAAAGCCTGGGAGATAACGAAGGGATCGGCCAATGTAATAGTAGCGGTACATGATGTGGGCATGGATGTGAGGCATGAAGATCTTAGAGCCAATTTGTGGATAAATATGGCCGAAGCCAACGGTAAGCCGGGGGTTGACGATGATTTAAATGGCTATGTAGATGATATCAACGGTTATAATTATGTAACTGAAAGTGGTGCTATTGACCCTGACGACCACGCAACGCACGTAGCGGGTACCATAGCAGCGGTAAACAACAACGGCATTGGTGTCTCCGGAGTGGCAGGCGGAACAGGTAAAGGCGATGGCGCGCGGATAATGTCATTAAAGATATTGGGGGGGGCCTCACCTGAGAGCATTGCTCTGTCTTACATATACGCTGCAAATAATGGCGCGGTAATATCCCAAAACAGTTGGGGTTACAATGCGCCAGGTGTTGATGAACAGATAATTCATGAAGCGATTAAATACTTCGTTGCCGAAGCCGGGCGCTATCCCGGCAGCCCTATGCGGGGTGGTTTGGTACTATTTGCATCAGGCAATAGCGGCGCTGACGGACAATGGTACCCAGGCTATTATGACGAGGTTATTGCTGTTTCCGCACTCAACAAAAACAACGTACGTACCTATTTTTCTAATTACGGCAACTGGGTAGATATATCTGCTCCGGGCGGTGAGCAAACAACCGGCAATGAGGATGGCATTTTAAGTTTACTACCTAACAATCGTTACGGATATTTCCAGGGTACATCAATGGCTTGCCCGCATGTGGCCGGTATAGCGGCACTGGTCGTATCAAAATATGGCGGGCCGGGATTTACCGCGGAAAAGCTCAAACAGCATATTCTCACCGGTGTGAAAAATGTTTATGAAGCTAACCCTGATGACGTGGGTAACCTGGGCGCCGGTTATGCTGATGCCGAACTGGCCTTGAAAACAAATAATCTTGCAAGACCAGAAAGGGTAAATGATCTCGCAGTCACTTCCGCTACGCAGGATGCTATAAGCGTTAGCTTTAAAGTGCCGGTCGATCGTGACGATAATTATCCAGCTACGTTACGCTTATATTACGATACTAAGCCGATCACTTCAGCAACACTAAGCAAGTCGCGGTATATTGTATTACGCAACTGGGAAGCTGCAGGAACATTAAAAGAATACACGTTCGAAAAATTATCACCTTTAACCAAGTATTATTTCGCTGTGGTTGCCATTGACCGTTGGAATAATGTTTCTGACCTTTCAAATATTATAGAGGCGAGTACAACGGCAGGCCCGGTAATTAGTGTTGATAAATCCTCTCTTGCTTTTAATCTTGATGCTAAAACCGGCCTTAACGCAACCAATAGTTTCAATATTGCTAATGCCGGTGCCGGAAATTTATTATGGAATACCATTGTTCGACAAAGAGCAACGGAAATTGACATGGCGCGCGCTAAAGCACGGACGTTAAAAAGTACCGGTTCTAAAGCTAATGTAAAGCACAGGGTAGGTATGGTAAGGGCAACAGCGGTTCGCACCACGATTAAACCTAAACTTATGGCCTTTGAGCCTATTGAGATGTACTATTCCGATTTTCCTACCAACGTTATCGGAGATAATGATCTATCTGTACCAAACTCATCTGCAACGAAGTTTATCGTTAACAGTGATCAGGGTTTTAACCTAACCCATGTGCGCGCTTACCTTAACATAAAAAAGGCTGATGTACCAATAGTTGTAGAAGTTTTTAAAGGCGGCGTAAAGCCGGAGCCTGAAAATTTGATTTATTCACAGACAACACCATCACTTGCGGTGCAAGAGTATTATACTATAAGGCTTGATCAACAGGTGAATTTTAATCAGAATGAAGAATTTTGGATAGTAATTCACACACCTGCAGGTAACCAATATCCGTTGGGTATGGGTTATCTGATTAATGAGACCACACCATCGGGCTATTTTCTCATGAGCTTTGACACCGGAGCAAGTTGGACTACACTGGCCAATGCAATTGCTGCTGATGGCTTTGCATGGAATGTAATGGCCCAAAGCCTTGAACCGCATAACGGTGAATTTATTACGCTTGACCCATCTTCAGGTGAGATCGAAGGAAATCCCAAGGCGCTTTCACCCGTAAATGCGCATGTTGATGCTGCTAATCTGGTAAATGGCAATTACTCAAATGTAATTGTTATTAACAGTAATGACCCGGCAAAAAAAGAAGTACGCATACCGGTTGATGTTAAGGTTACCAACCGGCAGCCGGAGCTGAATCTGCCAGATATTGTTGAATTCGGGACCGTATTTATCGGCAAGCAAAAACAGGTTTCAGTGAGATTGGAAAATAAAGGCTATGGCAATTACAGCACCGCCTCAGTTAACGCTTCGGACGGGCAATTCACGATAAATGATCCCGGCACAATACAAGCCCGTAGCCAGACCGATATACTTTTGACATTTAAACCTGAAAGGGTGGGTACTATCAATGCAAGTTTAACGCTTACCGATGATAAAGGACTTAAGTACCAGTTAAGCCTGTTTGCTGTTGCTGCGGAACCTGCGCAATTAAAAATTGAGCCGGCTGAGCGAAGCTTTGATCTTGCCATCGGCGATACTGCATCGGCTGCTTTTACAATTACCAACACCGGAAAGTATCCACTTAAGTATGTCGCACCAAAATTTTCCAAAAAGGTTCTTGACGAAGTAGATCCGAAAAAGGTGAGTACCTATGGTTATTCTTTTAAAGTAACCGGAGAAGGATATAATTGGACGGAAATAAGCACAGATGGCAAAGATATCACAGAAACGTTTAAACCTATCAACTCCTACTACTACGCAGTAGATCTCGGATTTTCCATCAATTTTTTTGGCCGTAAGGTTGACAAGTTATTTATTACACGGCGCGGAGCACTTACTTGCGATAATTTTGCTGATCTTTCAAACAGCAGCACTCCGGATATTAAAGCGGACTATATGCCTAACGGTTATATATCAGCAAGTTATATACCATACGACTTCAATAAAGGTGGCCATGTGTATTATAAACGCGAACCCGGCAAACTGATAGTTGAATACAAAAACGTTTACTCTAATTATTTTAATGAAGCTACAAAGCCTGCAACTTTTCAGATCATTGTATTTGATACAGGTAATATACAATACCTGTATGATCAGGTTGATGAAACCGGTTTAACTGATTACTTTGTTGCCGTAGAAGGTTTTGACAGGGAAGATGCGTTGCTGATTCAAAACCTGTCAACAACTGTAAACATCAGCAATAAAACGGTTGTAAACATTGTCAGTCCCGGCGCTGAAATGGTTACAGCATTTTCAAGTCCGGATGGAATTATAGCTCCTGGTGCCAGTAAGCCGGTAACACTTAAGCTGAATACGGATAGTTTAACTGAGGGTAGCCATACACAAAATATTACGCTGTTTACTAATGATCCTCAGCGTCAATCAGCATACTTAACTGTAAAAGTTAACGCTAAAGGCGGCACCACAGCTTTGGCGCTCGACCAAACGCAAATTGATTTTGGCAAGTTGCAGCAAGGTAGTACTGGTGAACGTACTGTGGTACTAAGCAATACAGGGACGGCACAGTTGAAGATTGAATCGGTAAGTCTTGGCAATAGACATTTTACCTTTTCAGGTGAAAAAAGTTTTGTTGTTAAGGCAAAAAGCAAAGTATTCATTGATCTTCGAATTGATTCAACAAAAGCAGTAGGCGTTTATAATGATGTTTTAACTATTAAGCCTGCCAACGCAAAATTACTTACAGTAAAAATAAAAGCACAAGTTATTCCTTCGCCGGCCATATCGGTTGAAATCAAGCCAATAGCTGAAACGCTTGCGGCGGGTGAGAGCAAAGAAAGACAGCTTACAATTGATAACAGTGCCGGAAAGGCCTCGCTGGAAGTTATTCCAACAGCCGCTCACTGGTTAAGTTTGTATGACAAAAAAGATACTAAGTCGGCACCTGCCTATAGCTGGACAGACAGCCGTAGTGCCGACGGGCCAAAGTTTGAGTGGATAGATCTCATAAAACAGGGCACCCGGATAGATTATAGCGGAAACAGCCCTGAAACATCAAAAGCTATTGAACTTCCATTTGAATTTGAGTATTATGGAAAGAAATACAAAAAAGTTTACATTGGATTATGGGCGGGTGCTATATCATTTACAGATACTATACCGGAAGCATCCCGTTTCGGACCATCTGAATTACCATCTGCCGAGGCGCCTAACACTTATCTTGCGCCTTGCTTTACCCGTGGCGGTATAGATGTTACTGCACCAAAGGCATCGTCAGGAATATTTTATAAGTACTTTGATGATAAGGTAGTTATATCTTATGAAAACTTTATATCCAGTTCAGCATTCGCAGGGGGTAATATTTCCTTCCAGATCATTTTATATAAAAACGGAACTTTTAAATTTCAATATAACGGTGTAGGCGATGAGTGGGGCGTTGAATTTTGGATAAGGAGCCCGTTGGTAGGGATTGAAAACCACGACGGTACCTCAGGGGTACTTGTGGCGAGGGATAAAGAATTTATTATCAATAAGCTCGCTGTAGCTTTCCAGCCATCTTATAAATTAAGCATCCCGGCCGGGCAATCAAAAGTTTATGATCTTAAATTTGATGCCACAACACTCAGTGCAGGTGAGTATAATACCAACCTTACATTACAAAACAATACCCCGTCAAATGCAAATGTTATAATACCGGTATCATTATCAGTAAGTGGCGCCCCACTTGTCGTGATACCTGATACCATAAATGTCGGTACGGTCATGATAAGCGCTGAGAACAGAACCACTTACACCTATTTTGACATTGTAAACTCCGGCAATGCGCCGTTTATCATAAATAGCATGGCGTTTAACAATAGCGCCTCCCTTAGCTTGGAGTCAGGTAAAGAAGTGCAGAGCAATTTTGGGCTGGATACAATCTGGACGCCTGTAAATGATGTATTGCCAAACGAGCAGTTAACAGTTACTACTAACGAAACGGCCTTGTTTCGCTTAGTGGTTGATGGTACAAAGCCCATTGTGTTTAACAATACTCTTACAATAGCCGGCAATGCACAAATCAAGCCGATCAGGATTCTGGGAACTGTTGCATACCCGCCGGTAATGTCAGTTTACGAAAAAAGTATCATAGCCCGCGCGAATACCGCCACAGATGTAGTGAATAAGTCATTTACTATTGACAATACTAAGGGCCAATCAGAATTGACGTATGACCTGAGTATCAAATACGAGCGTCAGGACGAACAACCGACAGGCGATCTGGAGATCGGCGGATTGGCTAAAAGCAGAAAGCGTGCCGCCGTAGCCTCGAAAGTGATAAGAAAACCAATAACGCGCAACAATACATATAGCCGTTTAACTAACCCAGTAGTTAATGCGGCCTCAAATGTACTGGAGTATGATAATGCTACCCATACAGATGGATTCTTGGGCATGGGTGTTGGCACTGCATTTTGGACAGCCACAGCTTTTGTGGCTGGAAGTGATGGATTCAATTTGTCGAAAGTGCAAACCTATATGATGCTGGAGAATACGCCATCGGCAGCCGTCAATGTTGAAATATGGGCGGGTGAAGATATTACTACTGCCAGGCGAATACATACCCAGCGTTTTCAAATTCAGCGCAGCGTACCGGACAAAGGTTCGTTTGAAACATTTTCTCTGTCGGATGTTAAAAAAATATATCCGAACGAGAAATTCTTTGTCCTTATCAATTATCCGCTTGGGGTGCAATTTCCGCAGGGTGTTACAGAGTTAACTGAATCTTTACCTGGCACCTTCTTCTTTTTTGATGAGTTGAACTGGATGTGGGTTGACCTGGCCTCGCAGGACGGATTAAATAAAACTGCCTTTATGGTTAAAGCAATAGCCGATGATAACAGCAACAACGGATGGGTTAACATAGCCTCGCCATTAAAAGGAACTGTGGCAAATGGTACCAAGAAAACTGTTGACATAAAGTTTACAGCAGCCAATACTCAAAACCCGGAAAACCGTGCACAAGTCATCGTTAATGGGAATGACCCCGTGAAAAACCGGGATGCGGTTGCACTCACATTCCAACTCAATCAACCGCCGGCGTTTGTAAAAGTTCCGCAAGGTAACCAGGTTAGTATTAAAGAAAGCCGGGATACAACGGTTATTTTACAAGCTACAGACCCTGAAAAAGATAAGATCACATATTCTGTAGCAAATGCCCCGGCATGGATAACTTTTCAATCAGCGGATAGCACCGTTAGGATAAATTTAAAGCCAGGTTATGCAGATGCAGGCAGTTACTCATTAACTGTAAACGCTACAGACGCTTACCAGCATGTTACCGGGTATAAACTGAACATAGAGGTGGTCAATAATAATCGTCCTCCTGTTGCCGCGATAGATCAGCAACTCACGCTTAGAACCGGCATTGTGTATCGAGCCAAACAGGCGCCATGGTTCAGTGATGCGGATTCCGATCCGATAACTTACAAGTTTATAGTTGCGAACAGCCAGTTACTACAGGTGTCCGCAGTTGGCGATGAATTCATATTTAATCCGTTACGCGCCGGTACCACTACTCTGAAGTTAATTGGAGATGATGGTCAAGGAGGTGTAGACACGCTGACGGTGAACGCTGTTATCCGGAACAATAATTCTCCGGTTATAGTTACGCAACCAGGTTCGCTGGTAATTAATATCGCTGATGGTTTGAAGCGAATTAACCTTGGCCAGTATTTTACAGATGCCGACGGTGATACGCTGCGATATACATCCGCCATAAATGATAGTACAGTTGCAAGGCTTGCTGTTGAAAGGAACGAGCTTACCATAACACCATTGAAAGTAGGAGACGCATCAGTAATGATTATTACTGACGATGGTGCCGGAGGTACCGCCAGTGCACCGCTGTTGCTCAAAGTTGTTACAGGTAACAATCAAAACCTGCGAGCGTATCCTAACCCGGTGGCAACGAGTACTACCATAGAATATTTGTTGCCGAAAAGTGGGAGTGTCCTTTTACGCGTATTTGATGTTTCCGGTAAAGTAGTACGCACATTGGTGAAGGAGAACCAGAATATTGGTAATTATAAAATCGAGTTCAACATGTCAGGCATGACCCCCGGGCTCTATTTCTACAGTCTGTCTTTTAATAACGAAGATAGCATCACCCAAAAATTGATAAAACAATAA
- a CDS encoding helix-turn-helix domain-containing protein, which yields MRKMLQNPENCAVVRTVGYIGNKWKPIILIRLLNGGKVRFGKLSVQMPDISRKILSQQLKEMEEDKLIIRHSYMEKPPRVEYELSELGKSLIPVLKAMFDWGNQIADPKDRCTWDPVVK from the coding sequence ATGAGAAAAATGCTGCAAAACCCCGAGAACTGTGCTGTAGTACGTACGGTAGGTTATATCGGGAACAAATGGAAACCGATCATTTTGATCCGGTTGCTAAACGGCGGGAAGGTGCGATTCGGTAAATTAAGTGTGCAGATGCCGGATATATCCCGCAAGATACTCAGTCAACAGCTGAAGGAAATGGAAGAAGATAAGCTGATCATTCGTCATAGTTATATGGAAAAGCCGCCAAGAGTAGAATATGAATTAAGTGAACTAGGCAAATCCCTTATCCCGGTACTTAAAGCGATGTTCGATTGGGGTAACCAGATAGCTGATCCAAAGGACAGATGTACCTGGGATCCGGTTGTTAAGTAG
- a CDS encoding LuxR C-terminal-related transcriptional regulator gives MPKIQHYSRADYNAYNQNWSIAQAPDGIMYFANSKGLLAYNGSEWQLYELPMKQVIRTVATDNEGRIYTGGYAEIGYWEKPRYGKLSYHSYGDNISYSKFKQEEIWNIAVIGNEEIIFQSLTTIYYSKKGAIKVLSTGHSFTNVKVINGKVFILSDEGLYEYKNNILALVAGSISLNGGQIAELIPYAFDQLLAITSGGNTFIYNHKQFKAFESEAESFLRDNGVTKALRIDENKFAFSTFSKGVIITDGFGRIIHKLNLNTGLASNTALSLFSDQHSDLWIGLEGGISNVLLQSPFTQFKDRDGQMGVVYSAGVYHGAIYLATSHGLFSKTLTDRTGTLVRVHGIADPVTSLEIFDEALLFSSTTGMYEVKDNTLRKISDVGVAWVIKRFNQNPDYFIQGSYYGLVIYKKQQGKWRIHAKLHSNEWLPARDLDFDKQGNIWMKHLYHGIYKITLSADKRSIIKTKQFNADSGLPKTGKLNIFKYNNDVRVSNSSGIYKLVRNDRFVPDVALKKILGPYFYAKRIISTFQPEWWMIMDDNSIARVKWLKNGKTEFERFKQRNFYLLNDYEHIRRYITTYLFCTEDGFSLFDDNMVAKANSETAPLINEINVLQNSIYEPIGKYDTAVRPRLAYNQNSISVSWGMPLFDSQKLYSYRVVGTPEYKDWSTWSPDFKKQFDNLSSGKYTFQVRSDLNRQITSFEFEILPPWYLTFWAKIYYVVVFLSLGIFLYRTHRKKLAEQKKQFEIDAERRMRQERINHEHLLMQVEQQKLAQQVEMNSRHLANSSLNLVKKNEFLNRIKTSLNNMKEESGGSVPTDKINRVIKMINTHTSKDKDMQLFDESFERVHNSFFNRLLQAYPDLAPQDLKLAAYLKMNLSTKEIAPLLQISPRGVEIKRYRLRKRLKLNSDQNLIEFMMTI, from the coding sequence ATGCCCAAGATACAGCATTATAGCCGTGCTGATTATAACGCCTACAATCAAAATTGGTCCATCGCACAGGCTCCTGACGGTATTATGTATTTTGCTAATTCAAAGGGACTGCTTGCTTATAATGGCAGTGAATGGCAGCTTTATGAATTACCCATGAAACAGGTGATCCGCACAGTTGCAACCGATAACGAAGGTCGCATTTATACAGGTGGCTATGCCGAGATTGGTTACTGGGAAAAGCCACGTTATGGAAAGCTCAGTTATCATTCTTATGGAGATAATATTAGCTATTCCAAGTTTAAACAGGAAGAAATCTGGAACATCGCTGTAATTGGAAATGAAGAAATCATTTTCCAATCACTTACAACTATTTACTATTCCAAGAAAGGAGCCATCAAAGTACTCAGCACCGGACATTCATTTACTAACGTAAAAGTCATTAACGGAAAGGTCTTCATTCTGTCTGACGAAGGACTATACGAATATAAAAATAATATATTAGCACTCGTTGCCGGAAGTATTTCTCTTAACGGCGGACAAATAGCAGAACTTATACCTTATGCGTTTGATCAGCTCCTTGCAATTACATCCGGCGGCAATACTTTTATTTACAATCACAAGCAATTTAAGGCATTCGAGTCTGAAGCAGAATCATTTCTCAGAGACAATGGTGTTACAAAAGCGCTGCGCATAGATGAAAATAAGTTTGCATTCAGCACATTTAGTAAAGGCGTTATTATCACGGATGGATTTGGGCGAATAATTCATAAGCTCAATCTAAATACAGGTTTAGCAAGTAATACAGCATTATCGTTATTTTCAGATCAACATTCGGATTTATGGATTGGACTGGAGGGGGGTATAAGTAATGTTTTGCTCCAGTCACCTTTCACGCAATTTAAGGACAGGGATGGCCAGATGGGAGTCGTTTATAGTGCTGGTGTTTACCACGGAGCAATTTATCTTGCCACATCCCACGGCCTTTTTTCGAAGACTTTGACAGATCGTACGGGTACTTTGGTACGAGTACACGGTATTGCCGATCCAGTCACGAGTTTGGAAATATTTGACGAAGCATTGTTGTTCAGTTCTACAACCGGTATGTACGAGGTTAAAGACAACACACTTAGAAAAATCTCCGATGTTGGCGTAGCGTGGGTTATTAAAAGATTTAATCAGAATCCAGACTATTTTATACAAGGGTCATATTATGGCCTCGTAATATACAAAAAGCAGCAAGGTAAGTGGAGGATACATGCAAAACTTCATTCAAATGAGTGGTTACCTGCCCGTGACCTGGACTTCGATAAACAGGGCAATATCTGGATGAAGCACCTGTATCACGGCATCTATAAGATTACCCTTAGCGCTGATAAGCGGTCCATTATCAAAACCAAGCAATTCAATGCTGATTCAGGACTTCCAAAAACAGGTAAGCTCAATATTTTCAAATACAACAACGATGTCCGTGTCTCAAATAGCAGCGGTATATACAAGCTCGTCCGGAATGACCGCTTCGTACCTGATGTGGCGCTAAAAAAAATATTAGGGCCGTATTTTTACGCAAAGCGAATTATATCAACGTTCCAGCCCGAGTGGTGGATGATTATGGATGATAATTCTATCGCCCGTGTGAAGTGGCTTAAGAATGGTAAAACGGAGTTTGAAAGGTTCAAGCAGCGAAACTTTTACCTGTTGAACGATTATGAGCATATCCGAAGATATATAACTACTTATCTCTTTTGTACAGAAGATGGTTTCAGTCTTTTTGATGATAATATGGTTGCTAAGGCCAACAGTGAAACTGCACCTTTAATAAACGAAATAAACGTACTGCAAAACAGCATCTATGAGCCCATAGGTAAGTATGATACGGCCGTCCGTCCGCGACTTGCTTATAATCAAAACAGCATTTCGGTATCCTGGGGGATGCCTTTGTTTGACTCTCAAAAATTATATAGTTATCGCGTTGTGGGAACGCCAGAATACAAAGACTGGAGCACTTGGTCACCGGATTTTAAGAAGCAATTTGATAACCTCTCATCAGGCAAATATACCTTTCAGGTAAGGAGCGATTTAAACCGGCAGATTACGTCCTTTGAATTTGAGATTTTGCCGCCCTGGTATCTCACTTTTTGGGCCAAGATATATTATGTGGTTGTTTTTCTGTCTCTAGGCATATTCCTGTATCGAACTCATCGGAAGAAACTGGCAGAGCAGAAAAAACAATTTGAAATTGATGCGGAACGCCGTATGCGTCAGGAGCGAATAAATCATGAACATCTTTTGATGCAGGTTGAACAGCAAAAGCTGGCGCAGCAGGTAGAAATGAACAGCAGGCACCTGGCCAATTCATCTCTTAACCTTGTTAAAAAGAATGAATTTTTAAACAGGATAAAAACTTCCTTGAACAATATGAAAGAGGAATCAGGGGGCAGCGTTCCAACTGACAAAATCAATCGGGTGATCAAGATGATCAATACCCATACCAGTAAAGACAAAGATATGCAGTTATTCGACGAGAGCTTCGAGCGGGTGCATAACAGCTTTTTTAATCGGCTACTACAGGCATATCCCGATCTTGCACCGCAGGACCTTAAACTGGCTGCTTATCTCAAGATGAATCTGAGCACAAAAGAAATAGCGCCACTTCTTCAGATCAGTCCAAGGGGTGTTGAAATAAAGCGTTATCGTTTACGGAAAAGACTTAAATTAAACAGTGACCAGAATCTTATAGAGTTTATGATGACCATTTGA